A single Candoia aspera isolate rCanAsp1 chromosome 7, rCanAsp1.hap2, whole genome shotgun sequence DNA region contains:
- the SLC35E3 gene encoding solute carrier family 35 member E3: MAGWLPERGRLVAGLLVNLAASICIVFLNKWLYVRMGFPNLSLTLVHFAVTWLGLYVCQALGVFAPKSLRPRQILSLALSFCGFVVFTNLSLQNNTVGTYQLAKAMTTPVIVLIQTVAYGKTFATRIKLTLIPITLGVFLNSYYDVKFSFLGMIFAALGVIVTSLYQVWVGAKQHELQVNSMQLLYYQAPMSCGMLLCVVPFFEPVFGEGGIFGPWTLSAVLMVLVSGIIAFMVNLSIYWIIGNTSPVTYNMFGHFKFCITLMGGYLLFKDPLSINQGLGITCTLFGILAYTHFKLSEQDGSKSKLVQRP; this comes from the exons ATGGCGGGGTGGCTCCCGGAGCGGGGCCGGCTGGTGGCGGGGCTGCTGGTGAACTTGGCGGCGTCCATTTGCATCGTCTTCCTGAACAAGTGGCTGTACGTGCGAATGGGCTTCCCCAATCTGAGCCTCACGTTGGTGCACTTCGCGGTCACTTGGCTGGGGCTGTATGTGTGCCAGGCGCTGGGCGTCTTCGCCCCCAAAAGCCTGCGGCCGCGCCAAATCCTTTCCCTAGCGCTCAGCTTCTGCGGCTTCGTAGTCTTCACCAATCTCTCTCTGCAGAACAACACGGTCGGCACTTACCAGCTGGCCAAGGCCATGACCACGCCGGTCATCGTGCTCATCCAGACCGTAGCCTACGGCAAGACCTTTGCCACACGCATCAAGCTCACTTTG ATTCCTATTACTTTAGGTGTTTTTCTAAATTCCTATTATGACGTGAAATTTAGTTTTCTTGGAATGATATTTGCTGCTCTTGGGGTTATAGTGACATCTCTTTATCAAGTG tgGGTAGGAGCAAAGCAACATGAATTACAAGTGAATTCCATGCAGCTACTATACTATCAAGCGCCAATGTCATGTGGCATGTTGCTGTGTGTTGTACCCTTCTTTGAACCAGTATTTGGAGAAGGTGGAATTTTTGGTCCCTGGACTCTCTCTGCTGTg CTTATGGTGCTGGTCTCTGGAATAATAGCATTTATGGTGAACTTGTCTATTTACTGGATCATTGGGAATACGTCACCAGTTAC ATACAATATGTTTGGACACTTCAAATTCTGCATCACCCTCATGGGAGGGTACCTTTTATTTAAGGATCCTTTGTCAATTAATCAAGGCCTTGGAATTACATGCACATTGTTTGGCATTTTAGCTTATACACACTTCAAACTTAGCGAGCAAGATGGGAGCAAAAGCAAGCTGGTTCAACGTCCATAA